The Nitrospira sp. KM1 genome includes a window with the following:
- a CDS encoding ShlB/FhaC/HecB family hemolysin secretion/activation protein translates to MKHLRQVLAPMGVGDKRCGWKEPLAVIIVSLAIASGIAPAYGEGPAPTGKASSTTAVRAADIPKASPSRNGDVKTVAAADRNTSSSRPSKAAPAVRQPDQPESDDHVTFTIKDFFVQGNNLLPPERIDSLLEPFIGKSRRFNDIEKARATLEQAYRELGYPTIAVTVPEQTVEFGIITLTVTEGRLKTIDVTDNWWFSSAYIKNKLPAVKPGALLHEPTVLKQLDTLNANPDLKVVPVLKTSDNPEQLNLELKAKDRPPLHGKVELNNRGVPTTPRLRLNAAVQYTNLFDADHAITLQTSQTPQDWGAVEVYSGNYYIPFGASEHQLVFYGATARSRAQLDSSPIPTGGGLDIIGNSTIAGFRYQFPLGMTGSLRHQLSVGVDYKHLGRSNAELPGTGISVTATNPLTYTPASLGYTGLARDEQGYTKLTATTRGYIAGIMPEGDKDHFAGDPNDPLETPGFRKGSSGSFIVVQGGIERYQVLPGDFGLTAKADGQWVNEPVVPTEQYFAGGMESVRGYREFEAVGDNAAHATIEAVSPALNKLPLEHVSRSLRFVAFYDTAYLWIRQPVPGQVGHWYLQGTGVGFRLTVSDYLRFRYDAAWTLNSGPFTPAGSYYGHFSLEAVF, encoded by the coding sequence TTGAAACACCTTCGACAAGTCTTGGCACCAATGGGCGTTGGCGACAAGCGATGCGGTTGGAAGGAGCCGCTTGCGGTCATAATCGTGTCACTCGCCATTGCGTCTGGAATCGCTCCAGCATATGGCGAAGGTCCTGCCCCGACCGGTAAGGCATCATCCACAACCGCAGTCCGAGCGGCGGATATTCCAAAAGCCAGCCCGTCTCGAAATGGCGATGTCAAAACAGTCGCCGCTGCCGACCGCAATACCAGCTCTTCGCGACCTTCCAAGGCTGCACCGGCGGTCAGACAGCCGGACCAGCCCGAAAGCGATGACCACGTTACGTTTACCATCAAAGATTTCTTTGTACAGGGAAACAATCTCCTGCCCCCCGAGCGCATCGATTCGTTGCTGGAACCATTTATCGGAAAGTCTCGCCGTTTCAACGACATCGAGAAGGCTCGCGCGACACTGGAGCAGGCGTACCGCGAGCTGGGGTATCCGACGATTGCCGTCACGGTTCCGGAGCAGACCGTGGAGTTCGGGATCATCACATTGACAGTGACAGAGGGTCGACTGAAGACGATCGACGTGACTGACAACTGGTGGTTTTCGTCCGCCTACATAAAGAACAAGCTTCCCGCGGTCAAGCCGGGAGCGCTCCTGCATGAGCCGACCGTTCTCAAACAACTGGATACTCTGAATGCCAACCCCGATCTCAAGGTCGTGCCGGTCTTGAAGACGTCCGACAATCCTGAGCAACTGAATCTTGAGCTGAAAGCGAAGGATCGGCCGCCTCTTCACGGAAAGGTCGAGTTGAACAATCGGGGTGTGCCGACGACCCCCAGGCTCAGACTGAACGCCGCGGTGCAGTATACGAACTTGTTCGACGCTGACCATGCCATCACGCTGCAGACGAGTCAAACTCCCCAGGATTGGGGCGCGGTCGAAGTCTACAGCGGCAATTACTACATACCGTTCGGCGCGTCCGAACACCAACTCGTGTTCTATGGTGCCACTGCACGCAGCCGCGCTCAGTTGGATTCCTCACCCATTCCCACGGGCGGCGGGTTGGATATTATCGGCAACTCCACCATTGCCGGGTTCCGCTACCAATTCCCGTTAGGCATGACGGGATCTTTGAGACACCAACTTTCGGTCGGGGTGGATTATAAACATCTCGGACGCAGCAATGCAGAGCTTCCGGGTACGGGCATCAGTGTGACGGCAACCAATCCGCTCACGTATACACCGGCGTCTCTGGGTTACACCGGTCTGGCTCGGGATGAACAGGGGTATACGAAGCTGACGGCGACAACTCGCGGCTACATTGCCGGCATCATGCCGGAAGGTGATAAAGATCATTTTGCAGGCGATCCCAACGATCCGTTGGAAACTCCCGGATTTCGAAAGGGCTCGTCCGGATCCTTCATTGTCGTGCAGGGCGGAATTGAGCGGTATCAGGTCTTACCAGGGGATTTCGGGCTTACGGCAAAAGCCGACGGTCAATGGGTGAACGAACCGGTTGTTCCAACCGAGCAATATTTCGCGGGAGGAATGGAGTCCGTGCGTGGATACCGGGAATTCGAAGCCGTCGGAGACAATGCCGCCCACGCGACTATCGAAGCGGTAAGCCCGGCTCTCAATAAGCTGCCGCTCGAGCATGTCAGCCGTTCGCTTCGCTTCGTGGCGTTCTATGACACGGCCTACTTGTGGATCAGACAACCTGTGCCGGGCCAAGTCGGCCATTGGTATCTCCAGGGCACCGGTGTCGGGTTCAGGTTAACAGTGAGCGATTACCTCCGGTTCCGCTATGACGCGGCCTGGACCCTCAACAGCGGACCGTTTACCCCTGCCGGGTCCTATTACGGACATTTTTCGCTGGAGGCTGTATTCTGA
- a CDS encoding DNRLRE domain-containing protein: MSKQIMLKSVALVALALGAPVIAQADTVTLQAWHDATIFENAFQSGGNGATNSNGAGPGIFAGSNSNQSPRRGLLSFDVSSIPTGATITGAQVQLTVGQIAGSGGSGSGGDQLTRTIELYKLNTDWGEGTTGNTATMIGGTGQGFPGNPGDATWTDNKLTQSQWTTPGALGNTNGVASASTQIQGGLAVGGAQNQTFTWSSAQLVADVQSWLANPTSNFGWLLKNVDEVDNPATPAVNEGFQTFRSFYTKEGETLGLGQGPRLVLDYSLAPVPVPAAIWLFGSGLAAMVGFARRSMNRIAS; this comes from the coding sequence ATGTCCAAGCAGATCATGTTGAAGAGCGTCGCGCTCGTCGCGTTGGCGCTGGGCGCACCGGTCATTGCTCAAGCGGACACGGTGACGCTCCAAGCGTGGCACGACGCCACGATCTTTGAAAATGCCTTCCAATCTGGCGGCAACGGCGCCACGAACAGTAACGGGGCAGGCCCTGGCATCTTTGCCGGCTCCAATAGCAATCAATCTCCGCGACGTGGCCTGCTCTCCTTTGATGTCTCCAGCATTCCAACTGGTGCCACGATCACTGGTGCTCAGGTGCAGCTAACGGTAGGTCAGATCGCCGGCTCCGGAGGTTCCGGAAGCGGCGGTGATCAACTCACGAGAACTATTGAGCTCTATAAGCTGAACACGGATTGGGGAGAGGGAACGACTGGGAACACAGCGACCATGATTGGAGGCACCGGTCAAGGGTTTCCGGGAAACCCGGGCGATGCGACATGGACGGACAACAAGCTGACCCAGAGTCAATGGACTACCCCGGGCGCATTGGGCAACACGAATGGGGTAGCGAGTGCCAGCACTCAGATTCAAGGAGGTCTTGCGGTCGGAGGCGCCCAAAACCAAACATTTACGTGGAGCTCAGCCCAGCTGGTGGCAGACGTGCAGTCATGGTTGGCTAATCCAACAAGCAATTTCGGCTGGCTCTTGAAGAATGTCGATGAAGTCGATAATCCAGCGACGCCTGCCGTCAACGAAGGGTTCCAGACGTTCCGAAGCTTCTACACCAAGGAAGGTGAGACTTTGGGCTTGGGACAGGGGCCGCGGTTGGTACTGGACTATAGTTTGGCGCCCGTACCGGTACCGGCGGCAATTTGGCTGTTCGGCAGCGGCTTGGCGGCCATGGTCGGGTTTGCGCGCAGAAGCATGAATCGCATTGCGTCATAA
- a CDS encoding surface-adhesin E family protein has translation MSPKIYNDEWLSPTTTSLCPALFPLTVALLLIHTSVYGEWTELVSSSNEILTIYADKDTIDRNENLVKVWQLFDFKTTQTSGGKPYLSVKMHNEFDCGGLRSWILSLAQFSGNMGSGKELSQDSREQQWVSGQPASLARILLTIFCDKK, from the coding sequence GTGTCCCCCAAGATTTACAACGACGAATGGCTATCCCCAACAACCACTTCATTATGCCCGGCACTTTTCCCACTTACCGTCGCGCTGCTGCTTATCCATACCAGCGTCTATGGAGAATGGACTGAACTCGTGAGCAGCAGCAACGAGATCCTGACCATCTATGCGGACAAGGACACGATCGATCGTAACGAGAATCTTGTGAAGGTCTGGCAATTGTTTGACTTTAAAACCACTCAGACGTCGGGAGGCAAACCGTATTTGTCGGTGAAGATGCACAATGAATTTGATTGTGGAGGACTTCGGAGCTGGATACTCTCACTCGCTCAGTTCTCCGGCAATATGGGCAGCGGGAAGGAACTGTCTCAGGACTCACGCGAACAGCAATGGGTAAGTGGTCAACCGGCTTCTCTCGCCCGCATATTGTTGACAATCTTCTGCGACAAGAAATGA
- a CDS encoding VPLPA-CTERM sorting domain-containing protein — MNKSFALLAALVIGTTMLPEPASAATMYAVGFSDTNSPVYTIDTVTGTQTLLGNSGIAQLNSLAMSPSGVLYSANMNQLVTIDLTTGVATPVATMTTGTAQTNIRSIAFNDAGTLYAVNQPAAGMSQSGTGRLFTVNTTTGATTLIGGTAQMVQGLDFAPDGTLYGVSPTVAGGTSASSLMTINPASGAFTNVGATFTNTFESIAFDPSGILWGVETGGASGQLSIFNPTTGARPLMFSTGLDPNLRGIEFAAVPVPAAVWLFGSGMAAMVGFARRRANH; from the coding sequence ATGAATAAATCTTTTGCTTTACTTGCAGCTCTCGTGATTGGAACCACAATGCTGCCTGAGCCCGCATCGGCCGCGACCATGTATGCGGTGGGATTTAGTGACACCAACAGCCCGGTCTATACCATCGATACGGTGACCGGGACGCAAACATTGTTGGGAAATTCCGGCATTGCGCAGTTGAACTCTTTGGCTATGTCGCCTTCCGGAGTCCTGTATTCCGCAAACATGAATCAGCTCGTCACCATCGATCTAACGACGGGAGTGGCCACACCCGTGGCCACGATGACTACTGGAACGGCGCAGACCAATATCCGGTCGATAGCCTTTAACGATGCGGGGACGTTGTATGCCGTGAATCAGCCGGCTGCAGGAATGTCACAATCCGGTACGGGGCGGCTGTTTACCGTGAATACGACGACAGGAGCGACAACCCTGATTGGTGGCACTGCACAGATGGTCCAAGGCCTGGACTTTGCCCCAGATGGGACATTGTATGGCGTATCGCCGACGGTAGCTGGTGGTACTTCAGCGTCTAGTCTGATGACCATTAACCCAGCCAGTGGCGCTTTTACGAATGTAGGAGCGACCTTCACCAACACATTTGAAAGCATCGCCTTCGATCCTAGCGGGATTCTGTGGGGCGTGGAAACCGGTGGCGCAAGCGGCCAACTCTCCATCTTCAATCCCACGACCGGCGCCCGCCCGCTGATGTTTAGCACTGGCTTGGATCCCAATCTTCGCGGCATCGAATTCGCTGCGGTTCCCGTACCAGCGGCCGTGTGGCTGTTCGGCAGCGGCATGGCAGCTATGGTGGGATTCGCTCGGCGACGAGCGAACCACTAA
- a CDS encoding DNRLRE domain-containing protein, with protein sequence MRHHLLSLFGMLAITVIVAAPVAADVVTIGSSHDATIFQNNVNNSNGGGPGIFSGGNGANSARRGLISFDVASAVPVGATITDVTMTLVLGQSAGSGGQGGGGDSVPRLISLYALTSNWGEGTTPVSATIGGTGQGVLAGLGDATWNQNQFGITNWTTPGGDRAATASASLLADNRFQGQYIWGSTAQMVADVQNWLNNPSSNNGWEMINTDENVQSFRAFYTKEWSDPSMRPQLSITYLAPVPVPAALWLFGTGLATVVGLARRRIHSAGSGEMNA encoded by the coding sequence ATGCGGCACCACCTGTTGAGTCTCTTCGGCATGCTGGCCATCACGGTCATCGTCGCTGCCCCAGTGGCGGCGGATGTCGTCACCATCGGCTCCTCCCATGACGCGACGATTTTTCAAAATAACGTGAATAACAGCAACGGCGGCGGTCCGGGAATCTTCTCAGGCGGCAACGGGGCCAATTCGGCTCGACGCGGCCTCATCAGCTTCGATGTCGCGAGCGCCGTTCCGGTGGGTGCCACAATCACCGATGTGACGATGACGCTCGTGTTGGGCCAATCGGCCGGTTCAGGCGGACAAGGCGGCGGTGGAGATTCCGTACCCCGTTTGATTTCGTTGTATGCCCTGACCAGCAATTGGGGCGAAGGGACGACACCGGTGAGTGCCACGATTGGCGGGACGGGGCAAGGCGTGTTGGCAGGGCTAGGCGATGCGACCTGGAATCAAAACCAGTTTGGCATCACGAATTGGACCACACCCGGCGGCGATCGCGCCGCAACTGCGAGTGCGAGTCTGCTCGCCGATAATCGGTTTCAAGGCCAATACATTTGGGGTTCGACGGCGCAGATGGTAGCCGATGTTCAAAACTGGCTTAACAATCCGTCCAGCAACAACGGCTGGGAGATGATCAACACCGACGAGAACGTGCAGTCGTTCCGTGCCTTCTATACGAAGGAATGGAGCGATCCCAGCATGCGGCCACAACTGAGCATTACCTATCTGGCGCCGGTGCCGGTCCCGGCGGCGCTGTGGCTGTTCGGAACCGGGCTCGCGACGGTCGTCGGGCTTGCCCGCAGGAGGATTCATTCGGCGGGTAGCGGAGAAATGAACGCCTGA
- a CDS encoding VPLPA-CTERM sorting domain-containing protein, with protein sequence MRKGVLILSAVMCGVIIQPGVSLAESVFTVSTATKDAFLANGSLFNAGPPPTGNPVCSTNCANLNFGGAGTLAIAPASSDKGQFDSVVQWDTAGAVTQFNTAFGAGNWQITNVSLNLASNFGDQGEQPNNGIFNTINNGQFNVQWISNDTWIEGTGSGMGTNPGSPPSVTFGNKATTLLTGTSANLGTFAYAPPGDGVYRSYSLSLDPNLLSDITGGNLASLFFTAADDQVGYLFNSKTFAGNSPQFIITADVTPVPVPAAVWLFGSGLAAMVGFARRNVNRMAA encoded by the coding sequence ATGCGAAAGGGCGTGCTTATATTATCCGCTGTGATGTGCGGTGTGATCATCCAACCCGGAGTGAGCCTGGCGGAGTCGGTATTCACCGTCAGCACGGCGACGAAGGATGCATTCCTAGCCAACGGTTCATTGTTCAATGCGGGACCTCCGCCGACTGGTAATCCCGTCTGCAGTACGAATTGCGCAAATCTGAACTTCGGCGGAGCAGGCACGCTGGCGATTGCGCCGGCGTCTTCTGACAAAGGACAGTTCGACAGTGTCGTGCAATGGGATACTGCCGGCGCCGTGACGCAATTCAATACCGCATTCGGTGCCGGCAATTGGCAGATCACCAATGTGTCGCTGAACCTGGCGAGCAACTTTGGTGATCAGGGGGAGCAGCCGAATAACGGCATCTTCAATACCATCAACAACGGCCAATTCAACGTCCAGTGGATCTCGAACGACACCTGGATAGAAGGTACTGGGAGCGGCATGGGGACCAATCCTGGAAGTCCGCCGAGTGTTACCTTCGGGAACAAGGCCACCACGTTGTTGACCGGCACGTCCGCGAATCTCGGCACCTTCGCGTACGCACCGCCTGGAGACGGTGTGTATCGCTCCTATAGTTTGTCGCTTGATCCCAACTTGTTGAGCGACATTACCGGTGGCAACCTGGCTTCGCTGTTCTTCACTGCAGCGGATGATCAGGTCGGCTATCTCTTCAATTCAAAGACATTTGCGGGCAATAGTCCGCAGTTCATCATCACGGCCGATGTGACGCCGGTTCCGGTTCCTGCAGCTGTATGGCTGTTCGGGAGCGGACTTGCGGCGATGGTGGGGTTTGCAAGGAGAAATGTGAATCGCATGGCCGCGTAG
- a CDS encoding di-heme oxidoredictase family protein yields the protein MAVGLPLLEASSQIAPPFKAQDPGPRQTPSKSGTSFKDLTPTQHQLFIDGHHVFNEAASVRGTLPATRPGLGPRFNLDSCGGCHTHPHLGGTSPKLNPQVELATREGAANEIPSFITADGPVREVRFKFKQDGSRDDGVQALFTISGRSDAPGCFLQQPNFKRAAALNNLSFRIPTPMFGAGLIEAIDDDTILANIHADGAKKFSSGIRGRANGAGRPNIDENDRTISRFGWKAQIKSLELFVAQAFNVEQGITNDLYPQEIEESASCRFNMTPESTMHLDAVVPFDVLSDVVKATRFVQFLAPPEPLPDNESIIRGRTLFGEVGCALCHTPMLRTGNATHAFLRDQEVKLYSDLVLHNMGPGLADDINQGRAQGDEFRTAPLWGLSDRFFLLHDGRTKDLLEAIKAHASRGDWRYPPSEANDVIVRFDRLTEIDKQHVLNFLRGL from the coding sequence ATGGCCGTCGGTCTCCCATTGTTGGAGGCTAGCTCTCAGATAGCACCGCCCTTTAAAGCTCAGGACCCTGGTCCGCGGCAGACTCCAAGCAAGAGTGGAACCTCTTTCAAAGATCTGACGCCTACTCAACATCAGCTGTTTATCGACGGCCATCACGTGTTCAACGAGGCGGCTTCTGTCCGGGGGACTCTGCCCGCTACGCGTCCAGGACTGGGGCCGCGGTTCAACCTTGACAGCTGTGGCGGATGCCATACCCATCCGCATCTGGGTGGCACCAGTCCAAAGCTCAATCCCCAAGTGGAGCTGGCCACGAGAGAAGGTGCCGCCAATGAGATCCCGTCATTCATCACGGCGGACGGACCGGTCCGCGAGGTACGCTTTAAATTCAAACAAGACGGCTCGCGGGATGACGGGGTTCAAGCGCTCTTTACAATCAGCGGCCGCTCCGACGCGCCGGGCTGTTTCCTGCAGCAGCCGAATTTCAAGCGAGCGGCGGCATTGAATAATCTGAGCTTCCGCATTCCGACTCCCATGTTCGGCGCGGGACTGATCGAAGCAATCGATGACGACACGATTCTCGCCAACATTCATGCCGACGGCGCAAAGAAGTTCTCGTCGGGCATTCGCGGTCGTGCCAACGGGGCCGGCCGTCCGAACATCGACGAGAACGATCGTACGATCTCGCGGTTCGGGTGGAAGGCGCAAATCAAATCCTTGGAGCTCTTCGTCGCACAGGCCTTTAACGTCGAACAGGGAATTACCAACGACCTGTATCCTCAAGAGATCGAAGAATCGGCATCCTGCCGTTTCAACATGACGCCGGAAAGCACAATGCACCTCGATGCGGTGGTTCCTTTCGATGTGCTCAGCGATGTGGTGAAGGCGACACGGTTCGTCCAGTTCCTCGCGCCGCCAGAGCCATTACCGGACAACGAATCGATCATCAGGGGAAGGACGCTGTTCGGAGAGGTCGGTTGTGCGCTCTGCCACACGCCGATGCTGCGGACCGGCAACGCAACGCATGCTTTTTTGCGCGACCAGGAGGTCAAACTCTACTCCGATCTGGTGCTCCACAATATGGGCCCCGGCTTGGCCGACGACATCAACCAGGGGAGGGCGCAGGGCGATGAATTCCGCACCGCACCGCTGTGGGGACTGAGCGATCGGTTTTTCCTCCTGCACGACGGACGAACGAAGGATTTGCTCGAAGCGATCAAGGCCCATGCGAGTCGTGGAGATTGGCGCTATCCCCCCTCTGAAGCCAATGATGTCATTGTACGATTCGACCGGTTAACGGAAATCGACAAGCAGCATGTCTTGAACTTCCTCCGCGGGTTGTAG
- a CDS encoding DNRLRE domain-containing protein, whose product MTRSTTISCVACVLVMVTVPTVARAESITLTPFKDATIFGESINQGVPNTDGQDLFNRSNGAGPGIFSGGNGALAAHRALIEFDVAGQIPQGALITGVALTMHIGIVAGSGGAPGLGDQTSRIMDLHRLTADWGEGITGATSTTVGGTGQGFPANPGDATWNASHFGSTLWNTPGGDFDSTVSGSLAVGSVFFSPQTWQSTPGMVTDVQNWLNDPSSNFGWILINHDEKARQTHRAFYSKEWTDPAMRPQLLVTYELAPVPVPAVLWLFGSGLVGVIGYATRNGIRLA is encoded by the coding sequence ATGACACGATCAACGACAATTTCTTGCGTGGCATGTGTTCTTGTCATGGTGACGGTGCCGACAGTGGCGCGGGCGGAGTCCATTACGCTGACGCCATTCAAAGATGCCACGATTTTCGGTGAGAGTATCAATCAGGGTGTCCCCAATACGGATGGTCAGGATCTGTTCAACCGGAGCAATGGCGCCGGACCCGGAATTTTTTCTGGGGGCAATGGCGCATTGGCCGCCCATCGGGCGCTGATTGAATTTGATGTGGCCGGTCAGATCCCGCAGGGGGCCCTCATCACCGGTGTGGCCTTGACGATGCATATCGGTATCGTGGCCGGTTCGGGCGGCGCCCCCGGTCTTGGGGACCAAACGTCACGGATTATGGACCTGCACCGGCTTACCGCCGATTGGGGAGAAGGTATTACGGGAGCAACGAGTACCACGGTTGGAGGAACCGGGCAGGGATTCCCCGCGAATCCCGGAGATGCCACCTGGAATGCGAGCCACTTTGGAAGCACTTTGTGGAATACTCCCGGGGGCGATTTTGACAGCACCGTGAGCGGGTCGTTGGCTGTCGGAAGCGTGTTCTTTTCTCCTCAGACATGGCAGTCGACGCCCGGGATGGTAACCGACGTGCAGAACTGGCTCAATGACCCGTCAAGCAACTTCGGCTGGATTCTCATCAACCATGATGAAAAAGCCCGACAGACGCACCGGGCATTTTACTCGAAAGAATGGACAGACCCCGCCATGCGCCCGCAACTGCTCGTGACCTATGAATTGGCGCCGGTTCCTGTTCCGGCAGTCCTCTGGCTGTTTGGAAGCGGCCTCGTCGGTGTGATCGGGTATGCAACGCGCAATGGAATACGCCTTGCGTAA
- a CDS encoding MotA/TolQ/ExbB proton channel family protein — protein MDGSMAGGVAFALSHATLEGKITIAVLLVFSLASWSVIVSKLLQLAKARRRNRTFLDAYSKTRGPLVVFSKGPITKLQGSPMYELYYGGCEELTVQQEKYKDKRIPRHGINAVRIALERVLGECVVSLESGMIVLATAISGGPFVGLLGTVWGVMDTFSGIGRAHQASLTTMAPGVASALIATVAGLMVAIPSLFFYNYLVTKIKTLVMELENFGAHLESVFTAEFQIERNGKDEPDDDIEGFGGPGRDGEDLTMDTASTH, from the coding sequence ATGGATGGATCGATGGCAGGAGGAGTCGCCTTTGCGCTTTCGCACGCGACCCTCGAAGGCAAAATTACGATCGCGGTGCTGCTGGTGTTTTCACTGGCCAGTTGGTCGGTGATCGTCAGCAAATTGCTGCAGTTGGCCAAAGCGAGGCGCCGAAATCGAACGTTTCTCGACGCCTATTCGAAAACCAGAGGTCCGTTGGTCGTGTTCAGCAAGGGACCGATTACCAAGCTGCAGGGCTCGCCCATGTACGAACTTTATTACGGAGGTTGCGAGGAACTGACTGTCCAGCAGGAGAAATACAAGGACAAACGCATACCGCGTCACGGGATCAATGCCGTGCGGATTGCTCTGGAACGGGTGCTGGGCGAATGTGTGGTCAGTCTGGAATCGGGCATGATCGTTCTCGCGACGGCGATCAGCGGCGGGCCGTTTGTCGGTCTCCTGGGCACGGTATGGGGCGTCATGGATACGTTTTCGGGCATCGGGCGCGCACATCAGGCGAGCTTGACGACGATGGCGCCCGGCGTCGCGTCGGCATTGATTGCCACGGTGGCCGGTCTGATGGTCGCCATCCCGTCGCTGTTTTTCTACAACTATCTCGTGACCAAGATCAAAACACTGGTCATGGAATTGGAAAATTTCGGGGCGCATCTGGAGAGTGTCTTCACGGCGGAATTCCAGATTGAACGAAACGGAAAAGACGAACCCGACGATGACATCGAAGGTTTCGGAGGGCCCGGACGAGACGGAGAAGATCTCACGATGGACACGGCTTCAACCCATTGA
- a CDS encoding biopolymer transporter ExbD: MRRMMRGGHGAVADINITPLLDLAWVLLIIFIITTTAMVQGIELNLPESTPHETEMETTTKTISVKKSGDVFMDEEPVQVSELEGILKGLKQASGGKLPVVLRGDAGVEYRYVVAVLDVLQRIPIEDLAIATKPMDEGH, encoded by the coding sequence ATGCGACGAATGATGCGAGGCGGGCACGGTGCAGTGGCGGACATCAACATTACGCCGCTGCTCGACCTTGCCTGGGTGCTGCTCATCATTTTTATCATCACGACGACCGCCATGGTACAAGGGATCGAATTGAACTTGCCCGAATCGACACCGCACGAAACGGAGATGGAGACGACGACCAAGACGATCTCCGTAAAAAAGAGCGGGGACGTGTTCATGGACGAAGAGCCGGTCCAGGTGTCGGAACTCGAAGGGATTCTCAAAGGACTCAAGCAAGCCTCGGGAGGGAAACTCCCGGTTGTCCTGCGAGGAGATGCGGGGGTCGAGTACCGATATGTGGTCGCGGTCCTGGACGTGTTGCAGCGCATTCCCATCGAAGATCTGGCGATCGCCACCAAGCCGATGGATGAGGGGCACTGA
- a CDS encoding TonB family protein, translating into MPGYRGYHAKKKGWNRSTTIVVVAVHLLALYGLYQLSRTNFLQDLIKVTKLTTMPEPPKPPEPPPSEPAPEPEALPEPTPPEPLPPTVKELPPEPVESAPAEEPSQAPDSEGEGREAPATDHAPFAIGKGGSVFSGYEGILTAAIQAAYQQPPDLPDNVDYAVMCQLVLDEDGYVLSYQLLNSSGHPVFDRSAQLALSKLRQVRPPPPGMSRTIVVKFFPP; encoded by the coding sequence ATGCCAGGTTATCGGGGATATCACGCCAAGAAGAAAGGGTGGAATCGATCCACAACCATCGTGGTCGTGGCGGTACACCTTCTTGCGTTGTACGGTCTGTACCAACTCAGCCGGACCAACTTCCTGCAGGATCTCATCAAGGTGACGAAACTCACCACGATGCCGGAACCGCCAAAGCCGCCGGAGCCTCCGCCGTCCGAGCCGGCGCCGGAGCCGGAGGCATTGCCCGAGCCGACCCCTCCGGAGCCCCTGCCACCCACAGTGAAGGAACTGCCGCCGGAGCCGGTCGAATCTGCGCCTGCCGAGGAACCATCCCAGGCGCCGGACTCGGAAGGAGAGGGCCGGGAAGCTCCGGCAACGGACCATGCTCCGTTTGCGATCGGCAAAGGCGGGAGCGTGTTTTCCGGTTACGAGGGAATCCTCACCGCGGCCATCCAGGCCGCGTATCAACAACCACCCGATCTGCCGGACAATGTCGATTATGCGGTGATGTGCCAATTGGTGTTGGACGAAGACGGCTACGTCCTGAGTTATCAACTGCTGAACTCGTCCGGGCATCCGGTATTCGACCGATCAGCGCAGTTGGCGCTCTCGAAACTCCGGCAAGTGCGTCCACCACCTCCGGGAATGTCCCGCACGATCGTGGTCAAATTTTTCCCTCCTTGA